Proteins from one Pithys albifrons albifrons isolate INPA30051 chromosome 2, PitAlb_v1, whole genome shotgun sequence genomic window:
- the MPV17 gene encoding mitochondrial inner membrane protein Mpv17 — MAALWRGCGRVLARRPRAGQALTAGALMGVGDVIAQQLVERRGLNGHHGVRTLKMMATGFCFVGPVVGSWYRILDRLIPGNTKIVAVKKMILDQGGFAPCFLVCFLAITGAMNGLSVQDNWSKIQQDYTDALMTNYCIWPPVQIANFYFVPLQHRLAVVQCVAIVWNCYLSWKANRM, encoded by the exons ATGGCGGCGTTGTGGAGGGGCTGCGGGAGGGTCCTGGCGCGACGGCCCCGGGCGGGACAGGCGCTCACCGCCG GGGCCCTCATGGGAGTTGGGGATGTGATCGCACAGCAGCTGGTGGAGCGGCGGGGGCTCAATGGGCACCATGGCGTGCGCACCCTCAAAATGATGGCCACTGGCTTCTGCTTTGTG GGCCCTGTTGTGGGCAGCTGGTACAGGATCCTGGATCGTCTCATCCCAGGGAACACAAAAATCGTGGCCGTGAAGAAGATGATCCTGGACCAG ggGGGCTTCGCACCGTGCTTCCTCGTCTGCTTCCTGGCTATCACGGGGGCCATGAATGGGCTGTCGGTGCAGGATAACTGGTCCAAGATCCAGCAG GACTACACAGATGCCCTGATGACCAACTACTGT ATTTGGCCACCGGTGCAGATTGCAAACTTCTACTTCgtgcccctgcagcacag gctggctgtTGTCCAGTGCGTTGCCATCGTCTGGAACTGCTACCTCTCCTGGAAAGCAAATCGAATGTGA